One part of the Solanum dulcamara chromosome 8, daSolDulc1.2, whole genome shotgun sequence genome encodes these proteins:
- the LOC129898651 gene encoding ATPase 9, plasma membrane-type-like encodes MACHCFLFSPISDNLITVYAEWDFARIHGIVWGWAAIIWIYTIITYLPLVVLKFISCYALSDDAWDSMIQNKTTFTTKKDYGKGEREAQWASWGSMYTSQSPRLQKAMDYFMIRATGN; translated from the exons ATGGCTTGTCATTGCTTTCTTTTTAGCCCAATTT CGGATAATCTAATCACTGTCTACGCGGAATGGGACTTTGCTAGGATCCATGGAATTGTATGGGGATGGGCAGCAATCATATGGATATACACAATTATTACTTATCTCCCTCTTGTTGTTCTTAAATTCATTAGTTGTTACGCGTTGAGTGATGACGCCTGGGACTCAATGATCCAGAATAAG ACCACCTTCACAACGAAGAAGgattatggaaaaggtgaaaGAGAAGCACAATGGGCTAGCTGGGGCTCAATGTACACTTCACAGTCTCCAAGACTGCAGAAGGCAATGGATTATTTCATGATAAGAGCTACAGGGAATTGA
- the LOC129898650 gene encoding F-box protein At5g10340-like, which translates to MVSSRLNMKNQIDFYHYSMDVPQLDSSSTASLVKSPVPINQLQMVSDIQYFSCNGIILISYTDDIIILWNPATRESRRIACPIRSNWDRTLPCCLYNFCYFPRINDYKIFRLGPKVVNGYMEMEIDIFSTKGNTWKSIGPFPPNYYFFGSSIVMVDGVVYMMAKRSENGDRASTIVRFCLEKEQFQEELLFPHMTERTTSVLCDLGEKLCLSRKLVDYHDYSMSSNHEFWLYTMKTNSWNKMLTIPNHYFWLTPLSFMKNGDILFQYYVNSGFVAYNSTTHKLKQVNVAGIRAGLYFRKAVTYVETLSSPNS; encoded by the coding sequence ATGGTTTCTAGCAGACTCAATATGAAGAACCAAATCGATTTCTACCACTACAGTATGGACGTCCCACAACTTGATTCCAGTAGTACCGCCTCTCTTGTCAAGTCTCCGGTTCCAATCAATCAATTACAAATGGTCTCTGATATACAATATTTCTCATGTAATGGAATTATTCTTATATCATACACTGATGACATAATCATTCTGTGGAATCCGGCCACTAGAGAATCAAGAAGAATAGCTTGTCCAATTCGGAGCAACTGGGACAGGACGCTGCCCTGTTGTCTTTATAATTTTTGCTACTTTCCGCGCATTAACGACTACAAAATATTTAGACTAGGACCTAAAGTTGTTAATGGTTACATGGAGATGGAGATTGATATATTTTCAACGAAAGGTAACACCTGGAAATCCATTGGTCCTTTTCCTccaaattattatttctttgGAAGTAGCATTGTTATGGTAGATGGGGTTGTTTATATGATGGCGAAGAGGAGTGAAAATGGTGATCGCGCTAGTACTATAGTACGTTTTTGTTTGGAGAAGGAACAGTTTCAGGAGGAATTATTGTTTCCCCATATGACGGAAAGGACAACTTCTGTTTTGTGTGATCTAGGAGAAAAACTTTGTTTGAGTAGGAAGTTGGTAGATTATCATGACTACTCAATGAGCAGTAATCATGAATTTTGGTTGTATACGATGAAAACAAATTCATGGAATAAGATGTTGACAATTCCTAATCACTATTTTTGGTTGACACCTCTAAGCTTTATGAAGAATGGAGACATATTGTTTCAGTACTATGTCAACTCTGGATTCGTGGCTTACAATTCAAcaacacataaattgaaacaagtTAATGTTGCTGGGATTCGAGCAGGACTTTATTTCAGAAAAGCTGTAACCTATGTGGAAACTTTGTCCTCTCCTAATTCCTAA